Part of the Micromonospora tarapacensis genome is shown below.
CGGCCACCACGGACGCCGTCAGGCGGAGACTGCCGGTGGCAGATGTGCGGGTAGGAGGGATATCTCTTATCAGTCGGTTCCGTTTCACCGGTCCTCCTCACCCCCGTTGGCGTGCGCGTAGGGCGTGTTCAAGGGGGCGTGTTCACCCGGCTGTTCGTGGTCGTTGCGTTCCTCGTTGGATCGCTCGTTAGAACTCTCGTTAGACCGCTCGCCCTGAACAGCGAAGGTGTTACGACCCACCAGATCCGTTCCCGCAGCGTCGACCGAGGCTGAGGGTTTTGCGGTGGTCATCGAGGAATGTCACGTGCGCGCGGGCGGCCTCTTCCAACGCCGGGTGCGGCAGTCCCGGGGCGGCGGTGAGGAACCGGTCGGCGAGGTAGGTCAGGTCGATCCGCTGCGCCCGTACCACGATCTGCGCCGGGCCGTCGAGGCTGTGTAGCCACCGCGCGAACCCGGCCACCAAACCGTTCTGCTCGCCGGGCGTGCGCAGCCCGAACGCCACCGTCGAGGCGGCGACCAGCCCGGTGGTGCCGTCCGACCCGAGGTCGATCAGCCCATCGACGGTGATACCTTGCGCGGGCAGCCGCAGCGGGGCGGGCAGCGGCAGCCGGTCACCCGACCCGGCGGTGGTCTGCACCCACGCCGGAGCCGAGATCACCGGTCCGTCGCCCGGCACGAGCCGACGCGGACTGCGACGGTGCCGCAGCGCCGCGAGGCCCCAGATGTCGAGGCCGATGCCGTCACGGCGGCCGACCGCGAGCAGAAACGCCACAGCGGCGGCCGGCATCGCACCCGCGAGAAACACCAACGGATGCACGAGCGTCGCAACCGCCGTCCACGCCGCATAAAACAGCAGGCCCGTGACAGCCAGGATCACCAACTGCCGTCCCGACATGCCGAACGCGATCCGATCAGCGCGCTCGATGTCTGCGGGCACCCGAGCCCGCATCGGAGCCTCCTCGGTGTGGCGGTTCACGGCTGATCACCCCTGGGCGCGCAGGCCGAACCGGCGGCGGGGAAGGAGGCCGTCCGGGGCGGACGGCGGACGGGTCCGATGCGCTGGTGGGTGCGGACGGCCTTGCGGGACGAGGCGTGGACGGGCGGAGCGGGGACGGTGCCGCCGACCGGCGACCGTCCGGGGACGGCGGTACGGACGGGGACTGCGGACGTGGACGGGGGCATGCCGGTCGCCGTGGCTCGCCGGGCGGCGGCGTTCCCCGCTGGTGGGGTTCGCGCGGGTGTGCCGCTGGCGGGTCGTGCGGTCGGGCTGGCACGTCGCGCGGCCGTGGGGCGGGTAGCGGGCGTGGAGCGTCCCGGTGTGCCTCCCGGCGGCACCGCCCCGGACCCGTCCCGCGCGGTCCGAGTACGGGTTCCGGAGGTGGCCTGGGCTGCGGAGAACACCGGTGTGACTGGGGCGGGTGGCCGGCGCGCTCTGCGGCGCTGATGCGGCCGAGAACGCCACCGCCGGTGCCGCACCGCTGCGCGCGGGTCTCGGTGTCGTCGTCACGGTGTCGCTGAAGGCGACCCGGGCCGGCGGCGCGGCCGGGGACGGCGGACTCGGCTGAGGCGGGGCCGGGTGGGAGAACTGCACCGTCGGGACACCTGCTGACGGCGGTGCCGCTGGTGTGGACGGGGCCGTCGGGTGGCTGAAGGTTGGGGCGGCGTTCGTCCCGGACGGCACCGGCAGCGGCGTGTGGACGGCCGGTGCGTGGCTGAACGCGGCCGGTCCCGGCGGGGACGGCGGGACGGGAACCGGCCCCGGACGAGGCGGACGAGGCGGACGGGGCGGACGGGGGCCACCGGGCAGCGGACGGGGACCGGGCGGACGGGGTGTCGTCCGTCCGGCGGTCCGCGCCGCGTTCGCGCCGCCGAGGATGCCGGCCGCCGCGCCGATCGTTTTGATCATGATGAAGGCGTGGAGGAGTTGCCCGAGCAGTCCTCGGCTGTTGCGCTGGCCGAGTGGGCCGAGGACGAACTGTCGCATCCAGCCCGGCAGTTTGATCAGCAGCCACAGCATTGTCAGGCAGACCACGATGCCGAGGAGGCCGTGCCCGGTGGCGGGTATGCCCATGACGGTCGGTCCGGCGGGGGTGAGGAACACCTTGACGGCGGCCATGACGACGATGGCTTGGGCGAGTTGCAGGCCGAGGCAGGCCAGCGTGCAGCGCCACCACAGGTGGGCCACGCCCTCGGTGAGCGGGCTGGCGTGGCAGATCAGCGCCGCCGGGGCGACACCGAGCAGGATGACCAGCGCCGCCAGGCGCAGGACGAACGTGAACTCCACGACGAGGCACATCACGATCACCGCGATGGCCAGCAACGCCATCAAAAACCCGCCGCCTCGTAGGGCGTCGTCCACGGTCTGGCGGATCGCGGTCGCGGCGGTCGGGCCGTCGATCGTGTTGCCGGCGATAGCGACGGTGAGCGCGTTGGTCAGCTCGATGGCCTTCTGACCGATGATCAGGCTGCAGTTGGCCAGGACCACGCCGACGGCGATGCGGGTAGCACCTGCTTGAGGCCGTAGGAGGTTTGCAGGGTCTCCCGGGCGGTGACCAGGAACCCTCCGGCGACGATGAACAGCACGATGATGCCGTTGGCGACGATCAGGCTGGTCGTCCAGATCGCCTTCACGTGCTCGTTGACGGTGAGGTCCGGGGTCGACAGCCACGATTCGCCGAGGGCTTCCATCACCGGCTGCAGGGCCTGCTCGGCGGCCCAGGCGACCAGGTCCACGACGGCCTTGCGGATCTGACCGCCGATGTCGTACCAGGCTGGATCGTCATCGACTCCCTGCGACGGCGGTCCGGGAGTTGGGGCGGGGCCGGGCGCGGGTGCCGGCGTGGGCGGCTCGGACGGTGACGGCTCGGCCCCCGGTGGGCGCACGCCCGGGTCGGGCACACCCGGCGTCGGTGTGCTGGGCGGACAAGGTGCCGGGCTCGGCTGTGCGTGGGCCGGCCCCGCGAAGGCGAGGGCCAGGCCGGCTAGAAGCATGACGCCGAGCCACAGCAGCGCCATCCGCCGGAGAACCGGGTGGGGTCGGATCGACAGAGCGCCCATCACGCCACCCACGCGCCGACGATGGTCACGAACAGCGGCGCGAGCAGCGCTAGGGCGTAGCCGATCGCGGCGGACCGCAACGCGAGCTTGGCCTTCTCGACCTCGCCGGGATCGCCGTTCGTGGCCAGATAGCGCAGGCCACCGACGGTCAGGAACAGCGTGGCGACCGCGACGAGGATGCCGACGTGCCAGGCACGGATGTTGTTGGCGACCTGCTGGATGGACTCGGCGGCCAGCACCACCGAGGCGGGCTCGGCCGCGTGCGCCACGGTCGGCACGGCGACGAGGGTCACCGCCACCGCGGCGGCACCGAGCACCACCAGCCCGAGACGGACCGTACGAGAGACGTGTCGACGCAGGCGAGGAACAGTCAGCCGTCCCCGCCTGCCCGCCCCGAGGCAGCAGGGCTCCGCCGCCTCGGGACGCGGGACAGGACGATGGTTCATGGGATCGGACACCTCCAAAGACGCACGCCGAGGCAGCCCCAGGCGGGGCACGGGGTGTGCGAGTGGGCGGAAAAAGAAGTGCGGGACCGGGCGATGCGCGGTGACCTGTGGTGCCGACCGGCGTGGCCGTCCTCCTCACCAGATGGCGGATGGGCCGGGGACCGTGCGGGATGTCAGCGCCGTCAACGGGTCCGGTCGAGAACAAGGTCACCTGCGGAAAAGTCCCGCACTAGGGGATTACAAATCCGGACCTTGGATTGGAAGCCCCGCTGCGCGCCGACCTCGGCACCCTGCCCTACGCCGAGGGCTTGAACAAGATCATCGACGGGTTGAACACGTAGGTCAGGGCCGTCGAGACGCTCTCCGTTGGTGCCACCTTGGCCGGCAGGGGACCGCGACGGAGCAGTGACCGGTTGAACAAGATCGCTAGCCGGGTTGAACAAGATCCTCGCTTGCTTGAACACGACGGGCTCACCGCCTCCGGGCTAGAACACAATCGCCCCGAGCGCGTTCCGTAGCCTCTTCTGGCCCTCCAGCTCCATCGGTGCAGGTGGATCTGTTTGCGGGCATGTTCAAGCCGGCTGCCTCGAAGCGGCTACGGCCGGCGCGGAGGGCGTTGAACAGCCTGACCACGGGTTGAACACCCCGACTCGGGGTGTCGGCCGGCTGCCGCCGAGGCCCATCGACGGGCATTGGCGACAGCCGGGTTGAACACGTGACGAGCCTGCTTGAACAAGATCAGCAGTGTTCATGATCTGTTCAAAGTCCCTGGTGGCGTGGTGGCACAGCGCCGACCGGCACTCCCGCCGGACGGCACACGGTCATCACGAGGGAGCACCACCATGGACCGTCGTACCCCCACCGCCGAGCCGGCCGTCGTACGGCGGGGCGAGACGTTGCTCACCGACATCGATTACCGGTTCCGGCTGATGGGGCGGGGACCGAGCCCGTTGTCGGTGGACGGCCGCAGCCTCGGTCACGGCCTGCCCCGCCGGGGCATCGCCCTGCCCGAGCTGTCGGCGATCCTGATGCACCCGTCCTGCGGCTACGCCGCCCGGGACGCGGCGTGGCGGCTGCTCGTGCAGCGCGCCCGGACCGGCGACCCGGCGTGGCGTGCCGGCGCGGTTGGTGTCGCGTTGCCGGGCCTGCGGTTCAAGGCGTACCTGCTGGCCAAGCTGTTCACCGGCGACGTGCAGGCCGCCATCGTCGAGCACTTCCTCCGCGCTCTCGGGACGGTCGATGTGGCCAAGCCGAGTGTGGTCGGCAACCTGCTGTCCGCCGCATTCTCCAAGGCCCGTACGGAGCTGCGGGATCTGGAACCGGCCTCTTCCGGCGTGCCGAACCACGCCCCGGGGGCGGTGGTGCCTCCGGCCCCGTACGGCCACCCGGATCTCGTCCTGGCCCGCGCGGTCACCGCCGGGGCCATCACCGTCCAGGAGGCGGAGCTGATCGGCGCGACGTACCTGGAGGAGGTCAGCCTCACCGCCTACGCCGAACGCACCGGCCAGCCCCGCTGGAACCTCTACAAGCGTCGTACCGCCGCGGTCGCCAGGCTGCGGGCCGCGATCGAGTCCGGTGAGCTGTCTGACGCGTACGCCGAT
Proteins encoded:
- a CDS encoding pilin — its product is MNHRPVPRPEAAEPCCLGAGRRGRLTVPRLRRHVSRTVRLGLVVLGAAAVAVTLVAVPTVAHAAEPASVVLAAESIQQVANNIRAWHVGILVAVATLFLTVGGLRYLATNGDPGEVEKAKLALRSAAIGYALALLAPLFVTIVGAWVA
- a CDS encoding type IV secretion system protein, producing the protein MVLANCSLIIGQKAIELTNALTVAIAGNTIDGPTAATAIRQTVDDALRGGGFLMALLAIAVIVMCLVVEFTFVLRLAALVILLGVAPAALICHASPLTEGVAHLWWRCTLACLGLQLAQAIVVMAAVKVFLTPAGPTVMGIPATGHGLLGIVVCLTMLWLLIKLPGWMRQFVLGPLGQRNSRGLLGQLLHAFIMIKTIGAAAGILGGANAARTAGRTTPRPPGPRPLPGGPRPPRPPRPPRPGPVPVPPSPPGPAAFSHAPAVHTPLPVPSGTNAAPTFSHPTAPSTPAAPPSAGVPTVQFSHPAPPQPSPPSPAAPPARVAFSDTVTTTPRPARSGAAPAVAFSAASAPQSAPATRPSHTGVLRSPGHLRNPYSDRAGRVRGGAAGRHTGTLHARYPPHGRATCQPDRTTRQRHTRANPTSGERRRPASHGDRHAPVHVRSPRPYRRPRTVAGRRHRPRSARPRLVPQGRPHPPAHRTRPPSAPDGLLPRRRFGLRAQG